A window of Chryseobacterium aquaeductus genomic DNA:
ATATTGAAAAGCCCACCAACTAAACCTTGCTCTACTTTTTTTCCTATGTCTGAACTTTTTGCCAAACCTGTAGTAAAATCACCTGAGCTTGGTAAATTCAGCTGCCCTATTTTTTCATCTAAAGTCATTTTAGCCAAAAGTGCATCAACAAAAGCTTTTTTCTTTGCCTGATACTGTGCCGTCTGATAAGACTGCACGGGCTTCGTGACCATTTCCTGTGCCGAAAACATTGGCGCAAGTGCCAATGCTGCTATTACAATTAAATTTTTACTCATAACTACTTCATTTTATAGGAATTTGTGAATCATCAATTTCATAAATTCATCTACTTTAATTATATACTTATTTTTTGTCAATGATTCTTTACAAAGCAAAGAAAAACTAAATTATTAATTTCTCAAAGATTTCTATCATTTAATTATGTTAATATTTTTTCTTTTCGCTAACATCCATTCATACAAAGCAGGATTTGAATAAGTAGAATCCCAAGAGTTGTGATTGTCATTTGGGAAGATCGTTAATTCTGCGGAGGGATTGACAGGATGAAGTTTTTGGTAGAAATTAAAAGCATTTTCGGGTAAAACTACATCATCCATTCCGCCATGGAAAATTTTCATGTTGAGATTTTTGTATTGATGAATATTCGCATACATTACTCTGTCAGTCGGTGCGCAAACCGAAACAACTGCTGCAAACATTTCGGGATGCTCCATTGCGAGTTTTAAAGTTCCCCAACCTCCCATTGAGAGTCCGGTAAGATAAATTCTTGAATCATCAATTTTATATTTTGACTGAATTTC
This region includes:
- a CDS encoding carboxylesterase family protein translates to MNFKLKYLPILLLPLSLSLNAQELKSTFSKEVKRAEKISYVFDYPQNVKGKVPLVVFLHGSGERGNDLEKVKAHSPFTYKNLIKEPVAILAPQCPENSWWDTVTVYHLIKEIQSKYKIDDSRIYLTGLSMGGWGTLKLAMEHPEMFAAVVSVCAPTDRVMYANIHQYKNLNMKIFHGGMDDVVLPENAFNFYQKLHPVNPSAELTIFPNDNHNSWDSTYSNPALYEWMLAKRKNINIIK